CAGTAAGACAGTTGTAAAGCAAGGACTGTTCCTCACTAAATAGGAGTATTGATAGTAACCAAAGGCTGTGTGGATAGCTAGGGTTCTCAAGTTCAAAACAGCCCAGTGTTATTTCAAGGAAATGTGCAGCTCCTGGGGATGAACCTTCCAAAATTTCAAGAGGCCAGAAATCTCAAGATTTATTTGAAATCTGCGTTTTAAATGTTGATGGTTGAACAAGCAAAATGTCCCCTATTCTGGCCCATGGGCTGCCAGTTTGCTACCCCAGTGGTAACACTTCAGGCATGAGGTTGAATGGAACCTGAGGCTCATAGTAGGGGAGGGGGCTTCAGGCTGGGGCCCCTTTAGGGCTGGCAGGTGGAGGGGGGCCAACTGGGGTGGAGGGGCCCACGGGCAGCTCTGGCCCCCCCAGGTGGTAGGGAACTGCCGGAAGCTGGGCGCTCCCAAGGTCTTCTACATCGCTGCGGACATGGCCTCCCCTGAGGTGCCCGAGCGCGTGGTGCAGTTTGCGCTGGACAAGCTGggtgaggggcggggcctggagtcTGGGACCTTGGCCTAGGCCTTAGGGGCACGACCCAAATTGGGGCGGGGGTGTGGTAGTAACGGCCGTCTGAGGGCGGAGATTTATGGGTCCGGGGGCAAGGCTAGGGGTGGCGCCTCATGGCATCCAGTGGGTGGAACTCTGGACCGGGCCTCATTAGATCAGGGATGAAGCCTGGTTAGGGAGTAGGGCGGGGTCTCTTTGATCTTAGTTGGGGCGCTACCTGGGTCAGAGCTCATTGTGTCAATGCTCTGGCCGGAGCATCGCTAGTTCAGGGGGCAGGGCTATGGGTGGTGTCTCATAGGGCGCGGGGGGCGGAGCCTTAAGGACAGCTCCGGGCTGATGGGCCTCTCCGGGCCAGGAGGGCTGGACTACCTGGTGATGAACCACCTCGGCACCGCCCCAGCAGGCACGCGGGGCCGCAGCGCCCAGGCGACACGCTGGCTCATGCAGGTTCTCCGCCCCTCTGCGGCCCCGGTTCCGCCCTCCCGCCAGACTCCACCCTCTCACCATTCCTCTCTCGGGCCCTGCCCTTCCCAGCTCCAGACCCCAACTTTCCTGGTTCTAGGCTCCGCCCCAGGCTGGTGTTCCCCCTCGTCCATTCAGAACTCTGCCCCAGTCCTCGAACCCCGCCCCTACATACcaaggccccgcccccaggctctAGGCTCCGCCCCTGCCCCTTCTGGCCTTCGGTTCCTCCTCCGCCCGGTGACTCGCAGTCGCCACCTCCAGGTGAATTTCCTGAGTTACGTGCAACTGACTTCGTTGGCGCTGCCGAGTCTGACTGACAGCAAGGGCTCCCTGGTGGTAGTGTCCTCGTTGCTAGGTGCGTGTACGCGGGGCGGGGAGTGGGGAAGCCATGGGGCCGATGGAGGCGAGCCTGGAGTGGGCACGAAGGTTTCCCGGAGGAGGAGCAGCGGCGTGTGGCCGCTCAGCCACTGCCCTCCCGCGCCCCCAGGCCGCGTGCCCACGTCCTTCTCCAGCCCCTACTCGGCGGCCAAGTTCGCGCTGGATAGCCTCTTCGGCTCTCTCCGGCGGGAGCTGGACGTGCAGGACGTGAACGTCGCCATCACCATGTGCGTCCTGGGCCTCCAGGATCGCGCCTCGGCCGCCGAGGGAGTCAGGTGAGGCCCAGGACGCGAGCCGGGGCCAGGCTGagcggggagggggtgtggggggcCGCTCAGCCGTAGCCACAGTCCCCACCGCACCCTCCTGTCCCCAGGGGCGTCACAAGGGCCAAGGCGGCCCCAGGGCCCAAGGCAGCCCTGGCTGTGATTCGTGGCAGCGCCACGCGTGCCTCCGGCGTCTTCTACCCGTGGCGCTTCCATCTGCTCTGCCTGCTTCGCGGCTGGATGCCACAGCCAAGGGCCTGGTTCATCCGCCAGGAGCTCAACATCACGACCCCCGCTGCTGCCTGAGCCCCTGGGCTTAATGCCCCTTCGTCTTCCCAGAAGAAGACCCTCCAGCCAGTCGTCCTGGAGCCCGGACAGACACCTCTGAGCAGGTGGCCAAGGGCCAAAAGAAAGTCATCAAGACAGAAAAGTAAACCTGAGAAAAACTACCAGCACCTGAAAACAGTCAGAACTCGAGGCGTGCCCGGCATCTTGTCAGGGACTTGGAAGGCAATTAAGTACCTCCGTCTTCTCAGCTGTCATTGATGATATGATTGCTgcttccattttgcagatgagccaattgaggctcagagaggctgtgtGACTTGCCTCAGGGCCCTGGCCCCGTCAAGCAGGTCACAACACTACTGAGCCACCCTTGGAACCCTCTCTATTTGCGACCTGAAACCACTGCGTCGCTGATTTGTTCTTTCCACTCACTCAGCCTCGGAGCATCCCACAACCATTTCCCCGAGCAGGGGAGCCCTCGAAGCTGTCGAGTTGATGGTGGGGtctgaggagggggaagaggaaaagaatgttCTGGGCTGGATCCAGCCTCCCATTTGATAATAAAAAGCTTTCTTCCTTGCACATCTGTTCAGACTCCTTGGTCCTTCCAGTTTGCTGGTGGCAGGAGGTGAAGAGGGATGTGTGTATTGGTGCCAGAACTCTCACCTTCATTTCACAGGTGGAGAAACGGAGGCTGACAGGTGGACGTCATCCAGGAAGTCAGGGATGGAAGGAAGTGTAACCGATTGTGGGCCAAAGGCTATATTTGCAGCACGAAGAACATGGTTTGTGCACCAATAATGATAGCCTGCATCAGGCGCTACGCACTTGACATTCATGACATCTTCACAACCAGAGGTTAGTGCTACCATTGTTAccattttatggatggggaaactTAGACGGGAAGTCAGAGGCAGAAGCTGGGATTCTGACACTGACTGTCCCTCTTTAAGGCAACGTGTGGGCTGCACCTGCACATCACTGGTATTTAGATTCATGAATTAAAAATTGACACTTTCCTTAAAATGGTAAACCAGCAGTGCTCGCATAAAGAAAAAGCAACTGTAAAgataaaaactaaatgaaagcaatgttattaaaacaaaacaatgttttGAAGAATGAAACAATGTTATAAACAGCTAGctatgggtgggatagggagggtgggagggagacggaagagggggggttatggggatataagtatagctgattcactttgttatacagcagaaactaacacaacaatgtaaagcaactatactccaataaagatgtttttaaaaaaaaaaaactagttccTGTTGGCTGTCCAAGCCTCCAAGATTAGCAGGTGATCCAAGGGCTAACCCCAAACAGACCAGCCTCAAATTCATACTGTCTCTTGGAAATAAATaggattgaaagataaaaaccagaaaaaaagaatatttttttgttCCCACCACACCTCCTATCCCTGCACCTAAAATTACATCGAGTTATATCAAGTGCCACCAGGGGGCACTATATCACAACGCTTTCCTTAGCTCTAGCCCAGAGCTTGGCTTCATATATAGTAAAACCAATTTCTCCGATTGTGGAAATTTGAGTTTGTGCCAGTTATCATATCTTGCTCAAACAGTTTGGAATAGGTACTATTGTCATCATTCTATAAATGGAGAAATTCGAGTAGTGGGAGCTGAAGTCTCTGGCGCTGGGACAGCCTGCTGGCGGCAGAGGTTGGATTTCACCTCTCAACCCACCCGCAGAGGGAGACACCGCAGCAACAGCCACGCCCACCCGGTCCGACTACTGGTTTGGGCCCGTGAGGATAAGCGCGCATGCTCAGGGGGCCCACCGGGACGCCTCCAGCCGCCAGGGGGAGCCCGCGACATTCCTGCCTCTCTGGCCCGCGCCGCCCGCGGGTCGGTAGAAATCCCAGAGTTCGGTGCGTTTGAGACCCTTCCGTCGCGGCAGCCATTGAGGAGCAGCAGGTTAGTGAAGCCCAGCGCGAGTACCATCGGCTGCCATCCGGACCCTTGGGGCTCCAGTGCAGCTCGGGGGTTTGGTTGGGTGCAGCGAGCAAGCCCGGGGGAGCCGAGGCGCGGGGTTCCGGGCGGCGGGGACCGAGCTGGGACTCACCtccacccctctctccccacccgtGTCCGCAGCCATGGCTCTGCGCTACCCCATGGCCGTGGGCCTCAACAAGGGCCACAAGGTGACCAAGAACGTGAGCAAGCCGAGGCACAGCCGCCGCCGTGGGGTGAGTGCCGGGAGCGCAGTCGGGAGTCGAGTCccgagggcagtggggagccctggtgtcttgtttgtttgcggtacgcgggcttctcactgttgtggcctctcccgttgcggaacacaggctccggacgcgcaggcttagcggccatggctcacgggcccagccgctccgcggcatgtgagatcttcccggcccggggcacgaacccgtgtcccctgcataggcaggcgggctgtcaaccactgcgccaccagggaagtccagccctGGTGTCTTAAACGGAAGAAAGGGGGTGTCAGGCTTGCGCAGAGCAGAGAGTGAAGATGCCGGTTACGCGCCTGCGCGGCGAACGCCCGCCGGGGCTAAGTAATGGGACCCACCTGGCCCGTGGATTCGGAAGCTGGGGCAGGAGCTAATTGGGAGCGAATTTTGACGCATGAGCAGGAGTTTGCCGAGTAGAAGGGTTTCTGGATCGGGGTTGGAATGTGGAGGGAAAGCGGATTCCTTGTGTGTCAGGTTGAGGAATCGTAGGCTCATGGGGgtttatatatttcttcattaaGCGGCCCCGACTCCACGGTGCCCAGCTTGTGTCCAGGGCGAGAGGGTTCTGGGCCTGTGGAACACCCTGTGCAAAGGCCGGGTGTGACGTGCCACTTTAATGTTGATAAGATTGGGGACTGGGGAGGATTTGGGCTTCCCTTGTTAGCAGACATACAACACTCCACCCGGAGACCCCCTCCGAGACCCGCCCTGACGCCTCCCTTCTCCCGCAGCGCCTCACCAAGCACACCAAGTTCGTGCGGGACATGATCCGGGAGGTGTGCGGCTTTGCCCCTTATGAGCGGCGGGCCATGGAGCTGCTCAAGGTCTCCAAGGACAAGCGGGCCCTCAAGTTCATCAAGAAAAGGGTAGGTAGGACTCCTGTTAGGGCCGGGGTGGGACTTGGGGCTTAGGCTCATGGCCCTCCTTGCCCGGCAGGTGGGGACACACATCCGTgccaagaggaagagagaggagctgAGCAATGTCCTGGCCGCCATGAGGAAGGCGGCAGCCA
This genomic interval from Phocoena sinus isolate mPhoSin1 chromosome 3, mPhoSin1.pri, whole genome shotgun sequence contains the following:
- the RPL36 gene encoding 60S ribosomal protein L36; translation: MALRYPMAVGLNKGHKVTKNVSKPRHSRRRGRLTKHTKFVRDMIREVCGFAPYERRAMELLKVSKDKRALKFIKKRVGTHIRAKRKREELSNVLAAMRKAAAKKD
- the HSD11B1L gene encoding hydroxysteroid 11-beta-dehydrogenase 1-like protein isoform X7, whose product is MKVLLLVGLGALFFAYYWDDNFDPASLQGARVLLTGASVGVGEELAYHYARLGSHLVLTAHTEALLQKALGSAPAPSGLRFLLRPVTRSRHLQVNFLSYVQLTSLALPSLTDSKGSLVVVSSLLGRVPTSFSSPYSAAKFALDSLFGSLRRELDVQDVNVAITMCVLGLQDRASAAEGVRGVTRAKAAPGPKAALAVIRGSATRASGVFYPWRFHLLCLLRGWMPQPRAWFIRQELNITTPAAA
- the HSD11B1L gene encoding hydroxysteroid 11-beta-dehydrogenase 1-like protein isoform X2 gives rise to the protein MKVLLLVGLGALFFAYYWDDNFDPASLQGARVLLTGASVGVGEELAYHYARLGSHLVLTAHTEALLQKVVGNCRKLGAPKVFYIAADMASPEVPERVVQFALDKLGGLDYLVMNHLGTAPAGTRGRSAQATRWLMQVLRPSAAPVPPSRQTPPSHHSSLGPCPSQLQTPTFLVLGSAPGWCSPSSIQNSAPVLEPRPYIPRPRPQALGSAPAPSGLRFLLRPVTRSRHLQVNFLSYVQLTSLALPSLTDSKGSLVVVSSLLGRVPTSFSSPYSAAKFALDSLFGSLRRELDVQDVNVAITMCVLGLQDRASAAEGVSPHRTLLSPGASQGPRRPQGPRQPWL
- the HSD11B1L gene encoding hydroxysteroid 11-beta-dehydrogenase 1-like protein isoform X5, which translates into the protein MKVLLLVGLGALFFAYYWDDNFDPASLQGARVLLTGASVGVGEELAYHYARLGSHLVLTAHTEALLQKVVGNCRKLGAPKVFYIAADMASPEVPERVVQFALDKLGGLDYLVMNHLGTAPAGTRGRSAQATRWLMQVNFLSYVQLTSLALPSLTDSKGSLVVVSSLLGRVPTSFSSPYSAAKFALDSLFGSLRRELDVQDVNVAITMCVLGLQDRASAAEGVRGVTRAKAAPGPKAALAVIRGSATRASGVFYPWRFHLLCLLRGWMPQPRAWFIRQELNITTPAAA
- the HSD11B1L gene encoding hydroxysteroid 11-beta-dehydrogenase 1-like protein isoform X4 — encoded protein: MKVLLLVGLGALFFAYYWDDNFDPASLQGARVLLTGASVGVGEELAYHYARLGSHLVLTAHTEALLQKVVGNCRKLGAPKVFYIAADMASPEVPERVVQFALDKLGGLDYLVMNHLGTAPAGTRGRSAQATRWLMQALGSAPAPSGLRFLLRPVTRSRHLQVNFLSYVQLTSLALPSLTDSKGSLVVVSSLLGRVPTSFSSPYSAAKFALDSLFGSLRRELDVQDVNVAITMCVLGLQDRASAAEGVRGVTRAKAAPGPKAALAVIRGSATRASGVFYPWRFHLLCLLRGWMPQPRAWFIRQELNITTPAAA
- the HSD11B1L gene encoding hydroxysteroid 11-beta-dehydrogenase 1-like protein isoform X6, which produces MNHLGTAPAGTRGRSAQATRWLMQVLRPSAAPVPPSRQTPPSHHSSLGPCPSQLQTPTFLVLGSAPGWCSPSSIQNSAPVLEPRPYIPRPRPQALGSAPAPSGLRFLLRPVTRSRHLQVNFLSYVQLTSLALPSLTDSKGSLVVVSSLLGRVPTSFSSPYSAAKFALDSLFGSLRRELDVQDVNVAITMCVLGLQDRASAAEGVRGVTRAKAAPGPKAALAVIRGSATRASGVFYPWRFHLLCLLRGWMPQPRAWFIRQELNITTPAAA
- the HSD11B1L gene encoding hydroxysteroid 11-beta-dehydrogenase 1-like protein isoform X3, with protein sequence MKVLLLVGLGALFFAYYWDDNFDPASLQGARVLLTGASVGVGEELAYHYARLGSHLVLTAHTEALLQKVVGNCRKLGAPKVFYIAADMASPEVPERVVQFALDKLGGLDYLVMNHLGTAPAGTRGRSAQATRWLMQVLRPSAAPVPPSRQTPPSHHSSLGPCPSQLQTPTFLVLGSAPGWCSPSSIQNSAPVLEPRPYIPRPRPQALGSAPAPSGLRFLLRPVTRSRHLQVNFLSYVQLTSLALPSLTDSKGSLVVVSSLLGRVPTSFSSPYSAAKFALDSLFGSLRRELDVQDVNVAITMCVLGLQDRASAAEGVRWRNGG
- the HSD11B1L gene encoding hydroxysteroid 11-beta-dehydrogenase 1-like protein isoform X9, producing the protein MNHLGTAPAGTRGRSAQATRWLMQVNFLSYVQLTSLALPSLTDSKGSLVVVSSLLGRVPTSFSSPYSAAKFALDSLFGSLRRELDVQDVNVAITMCVLGLQDRASAAEGVRGVTRAKAAPGPKAALAVIRGSATRASGVFYPWRFHLLCLLRGWMPQPRAWFIRQELNITTPAAA
- the HSD11B1L gene encoding hydroxysteroid 11-beta-dehydrogenase 1-like protein isoform X1, which encodes MKVLLLVGLGALFFAYYWDDNFDPASLQGARVLLTGASVGVGEELAYHYARLGSHLVLTAHTEALLQKVVGNCRKLGAPKVFYIAADMASPEVPERVVQFALDKLGGLDYLVMNHLGTAPAGTRGRSAQATRWLMQVLRPSAAPVPPSRQTPPSHHSSLGPCPSQLQTPTFLVLGSAPGWCSPSSIQNSAPVLEPRPYIPRPRPQALGSAPAPSGLRFLLRPVTRSRHLQVNFLSYVQLTSLALPSLTDSKGSLVVVSSLLGRVPTSFSSPYSAAKFALDSLFGSLRRELDVQDVNVAITMCVLGLQDRASAAEGVRGVTRAKAAPGPKAALAVIRGSATRASGVFYPWRFHLLCLLRGWMPQPRAWFIRQELNITTPAAA
- the HSD11B1L gene encoding hydroxysteroid 11-beta-dehydrogenase 1-like protein isoform X8, with protein sequence MKVLLLVGLGALFFAYYWDDNFDPASLQGARVLLTGASVGVGEELAYHYARLGSHLVLTAHTEALLQKVNFLSYVQLTSLALPSLTDSKGSLVVVSSLLGRVPTSFSSPYSAAKFALDSLFGSLRRELDVQDVNVAITMCVLGLQDRASAAEGVRGVTRAKAAPGPKAALAVIRGSATRASGVFYPWRFHLLCLLRGWMPQPRAWFIRQELNITTPAAA